CTTACGTAAGTTGTCAAGCTGCATCAGCACCGGCCCTAAATCAACCTGACGAGCACCACTGTCTACAGGCTTACCTTGTCGCCTTGCTAATATATTTTGATGCTGCTTGAGAATAGCTTCTCGTTCCCGAGCAACTTGACGTTGACCAATCAATGGTTCGTTCAAGATTCGGTAGCTCTCTTCCTCATCCGCTAGCTCATTTTCTAGACGGAGGCGATCGTACTCGCTAGCATTTTTAATCTGCTCTCGCAATTCATTAATTGACTGTTGCTTATCTAGAACTTCTTCCTCCTGCATACTAATCAGCTTCGCCATCTTTTCAAATTCGCGCTGCAACTCTTGCACAACTGACTGCAATTCATCTAAGGGCATTCTTTCCAAAGCATCTAAGTCAACCTTTTGACCTATGACCACCTGATCAGATACATCAGCAAGCTGATAAACCTGCTGATATAGCGCGTCATAACTTTGTAACTGTGCGATCAACGCCTGGCTTTGTTCCTGCTTACTATCTAAACGCGACTGATGCGCCTTGAGGTCAGCCTGCGCCTGCTCATAGGCAATCTGAGCTTGGTGCCATTCTTGCCAACGAGCCTGTAGCTCGTGAATTTGTTGATCAAGCTGCTGTTGAAGCTGCTGGGCAGTTGCCTGGCTTTGATCAACGGCTTGCCAATGGCTGTCGAGAAGTGTCTGAAACCCATTAACTGCCTCAAACCCAAGATTGATCTGCTCGCGCACTGCTGCTGTAGGATCAGTCATCGATGATAACTGACCAAGTAAGCGCTGGATAGTTTCAGCCTGACTAGCATCTAGAGTAGACTTGCCCTGCATCTCTGCTTGCTGTGCTTCTAAGCGCTGCATTTCACCTCTAAGCTGCTCCCAAGCAGACTCTAGCTCTTGGCGGTTGCGATCTAATTCTTCACGGAGGCGGGTAACTTCCTCTCTGGAGCTAATAACCTCTTGTCGTTGCTGCTCTAGCTGTTCAAAATCTTCTTCCAATTGCTGGAGCTGCTCAGTGCGTGCTTCTAGCTCCATCTCTCGACGGTTCAGCTCTTGACTTTGGTAAGTCAGCGACTGCTTCCACTGCTCAATTTCATCCTCTTGAGACTTTGACTTTTCAAGCAATCGACACAGGTTATTCAGGGTACTAGCTAACTTACGTGAGGCATCTTCTATCTTCTGAATCTGTTTATTAGCGGTCAGTTCCACCAGTACCAAAACTCCTGGGGCCATTGCATTCGCTTCTTCAGCCGGAATACTTTCCTCATTGGGAACTGTCGTCCAGTTATCAACTGATCGTTGACAAGCCAATAACTTTAGCTCTGCCTTGCCACCGCCTAGCAGGCCACCCTTACCTTTTTGCACTTCCGCTAAATACAGCACACTCGTAACCCTCTCCTAACTGCAATGCCTATCTGTGTAAAGTATTCAAAACGCTAAGCACTCAAAACCTTTGTCCAATATTGTCATAAACCCCGTCAAGCCTAGACAACGTCAGTTCAAGAGACTACATCAATACCTGCCAAAACAACTAAAAGTGATAAGGACAAAACCCAGTTACGTCCAACCATAGGGGTTTAAGGAGGGTTACAATCGTTATAGCTCTCATAAAGCTATGCATTCACTCATACATTCGCACTTCACTCCGTGTCCCACCATTATGTCTCACCATTAAATAGTAAGATACTAGCCTGCTCTCAGCACCTTAGTCTCAGAATCCTAACGTTATGTCAACATCTTGTTTCTAACTAGAAACATCTCAGTTCATAGGCTCAATGTTTATTGACTTGGCGACCTAAACCACACAAACCATACCCACTTAATCATAATCAATTTTCCTCAGGCACACTGATAGCCATTTACGGCACCCATCTAGATATAAATACTATTCCCCATATAACTGAAAGCTGTTCAGAAGAGAGCTTTGGCTGCATACAACCGCATTCAAGCTACCAATCCTGTTAGCGACAGACAGACTTTCGTGTCTTTTATACCCGTGTATAGGGTTGCCGCTGATGCACAATCACACAGCTTCTCCTTTCATCTGGGCAATGCCTACTAGTTTATACCCATGTTTTAACTTCTAACAATGAACTCATAACAAGTCACTACGTTCATTACTTTACAGACGACTGTGTTCTGAAATTCCAAGTTAACTCCATAAACCTCCAACCACTAGAATCAACTATCAACATCATCAGGTTCCGCACCATCTTCATCAAGCCTTTCTACTCGATAAGTGCCTGCTTGTTTCTCATGGCTTACACTTTACAGGTGGTTACAGCTAGTTACGAGTACTGACTCAGTACGCAAGTCCTTGGCATGATGACCTAGAATAGTAACGGTATGCACTGCTTCGTTGGAGAGCGTTGGTGCTTCATGCAGGGCAAGTTAACTGAAATTGATATTCGGAGTATTTTACAGCTTATCGAATTAGGGCAACGCACAGGTGAGTTGTTCGTAGAATCCTATAGTCATCAACCGCTGGGGGTGCCACCTTACCCTAGTAGAGAGTTGCGATCGACAAGGCTTTCTATCGAACGCTCTTGGTTTGTGTTTTTTCTCAACGGAGAAATTATCTATGCTGCCCAAGCAGATGGAAGCCTTACAAGACTTCGTGACTATCTGTATTGCTACGGCTTAGCTGACAGAGCCAAAGATTTGGAAGTGCTTTCGTCAGGGTCGTCAATTTCATCTGTGATTGCTCCTGAGTATGGATATTTATGGGCGCTGTTAGAGAACTACAGTTTGAGTCCTGCTCAAGGACGTGCCATCGTCCAAAGCATGGTGCAGGAGACGCTATTTGATTTACTTAGCCTGCACCAAGGCTCTTTTATTTTTGAGCTAGGTTCTGCGCTAGCTCCCCAATTAACAACCTTTGCCATTGAGCCACTTGTAGCTGACAGTGTAAAACAGATTCAGGCATGGAAGCAATTGCATCCCTATGTGCAGTCTCCTGACCAATGGGTCTCGACAGTTGATGGTACAAGGCTGGCAACAGTTCTTCCAGAGAACTCAATACGTCGTGCTATCACATCTCAGGATGCTCCACTATCTGTGCGCCAAATTGCCCGTCGATCAGGAATGCAGGTCATAGAGGTTGGTCGTTTGCTCTACCCGTATATTCAACAAGGCACAATTCAACTATCTCATCCAATCCATCGAGGGCATGATGATACCGTAGCTAGCAAGTTAGATGTTTCTGGTGTAGGTCAATTATCTGTGGGCAAGTCTTGGCAGCAACCTGTTCGCGCACCTCGTGTTGTCTGTATCGATGACGGATTGGCTGTCCGCACCTCTATTGAGTCAATTCTGAGTCAGAATGGTTACGAAGTAGCTACAATTGGTAACCCTGTGAAAGCGCTGAGCCTATTATTCCAACTGAAGCCTGACTTGATCTTGTGTGACATTGCTATGCCCGATTTGGATGGTTACGAAATTTGTGCAATGTTGCGGCGATCAATCATGTTTAGACAAATTCCGATCGTTATGCTAACAGGTAAAGATGGATTTATTGACCGAGTTAAAGCGCGGATGGTTGGTGCTACCGACTATTTGACAAAGCCATTTGGAAAAAGTGAGTTATTAATGTTGGTGGAGAAATATGTTGGGCTAGGCGATCCAAACCGTCCCAAGCCTAATGAACTGTTAGCTGATGCACTTAGAGATGAGCTGGGAGGTGAGCTAGATACCAAAGTAACAGAGTCGGCGTGATAAAGTCAGCATAGTTGGTTTCTTTTTTGAGTAGGAAATAACTGTAAATCCTTCAAAATTGGGACTAGAAATGTATTGTTATGGGTGATCGTCAAACGTGGATTAGGGAACTATGAGTACAGTTCTAGTTGTAGAAGATCAACGAGCACAGCGGGAAATGATTGCTGATCTCCTAAAGGGAAGTGGATTGTCAGTTACACTAGCGACTGATGGAGTTGAGGCGCTAGAGCAAATTGATGCCCAATGTCCAGATCTAGTTGTTTTGGATATTGTTATGCCTCGTATGAACGGATATGAAGTCTGTCGTCGATTAAAGCAAGATCCCAAAACGCAAAACGTTCCAGTTGTTATGTGTTCGACTAAAGGCGAAGAGTTTGACCGCTACTGGGGTATGAAACAGGGTGCCGATGCCTACATTGCTAAGCCGTTCCAACCGACAGAGTTAGTCGGAACGGTAAAGCAGTTACTGCGGAACTAAAACAGAGGTCAACGTCATGGTTGGTAGTCCAGACTTTTTAACAGGTAGGGGATACGATCAAGCTTCAGAGATTCAAGAGATTGAAACTCCAGAAGGTGAGTTATACTTGAGGTTTTATGTACCCTCTGGTAATGAGTTTGCGTTACCTGCTGTTGGCATTCGGGAGGTGATTCAACAAGCGCCTGATCGGCTTACACCCATTCCTAATGTTTCACCATTACTTTTGGGAACATTAAATGTTCGAGGACAGGTGATTTGGGTTGCAGATCTGGGTCAGTTTCTTGGTGACACGAGTTCTTTGAATACCGATCGAGGTGAAATTCCTGTAATTGCCATTGAAGACCAAGACGCAATGCTGGGTTTGGCAGTTGATCGCCTGTTAGATATGGAATGGCTGGATGTAGAACAACTGAGAATGGCAACAAGCAACGTACCCGACAGTATGGCACCATTCCTGCGGGGTGAGTGGCTAGTTGATGAAACAAGTGGTAAATGCCTCCGGTTGCTTGATCAGGTAGCTATTCTAAGATCAGCACGATGGGGGGCTTAGTAAGGCTAGAATTCACGGGGTAGTTGGCAGTAATCAACAAAAAGTGGCACTCACGACTTGACTTGCAGGAGAAAGCAAATGGCATCTGGTAATGAATTTGCACAGGAGTATCAAAGAGCCTTTAAGGCTTACTCACAGGGCATGTATGACCAGGCGGCGGAAATCGTTGACCAGTTGGTTGTTGACCGACCTGACGATCCCAGCGTCCGACTGCTGCGCGGCCATATTTATTGCTACGGCCTAGGCCAGTATGATATCGCTAGAGAGCAGTATAGTCTTGTACTTAACTTGACCTCTGACCCACAGTTTATTGACTATGCCAAGAGTGGCCTAGAGGCATCAGGAGGCGGGCTAGACTTGTCTACCAATGGCAGTCATGCTACTGAAGGTAGTGCCTATGATACTGCAGATGCGGTTAACGACAGTTATGGGGATATAGCAGCTTCTTCTGACTCTGCTAGTTCATCGAATACCTTTAGCAAAGCTACTGACGCGACGAACGACCCATTTGCCGACCCCTTCGCTGACAATCCATTTGGTAGCACAGATGCTGACGATGCCACCTTTCATGATGACCCCTTCTCCTTTAGTAATAGTGAACCGAACGCTTCGGCTTTTCTGAGCGATAATGGTGATTCTCTAAGGCACTCATTTGGTGCTAGTGGGGCTGGCACTGATGATTTTCTAGATGAAAACAATCCATTTTCGAGTGGCATCAATGCTGATGAACCTGATTTCCTGTCTAGCTCGACACAAGACCTTCGCAGCAGCAATGACGGCGGCACAGACTCTACGTACCTAGTTCAAGACAATGTAGTTGCCAATGAAAATTCTGCCGACTTGTTTACACCTTATAGCCAGCCATCTGAAGAGTCAACCCAGTTTATGCGTGATTCTGACTTTTCTCAAGGCTCAAGTGGTGCAAGTGGCTTTAATCCTCATCGCTCACGTCTGCCCGATATCCCAATTACCGGTGATGACGATGCCATGACATTTGTGTCATCTACTAGCTGGGATGGCTCTTCAGGTATGGGAATCAGTGCTCCTCCAAATGAGTTTCAATCTGATCTGGCCGACAGTGAGATGGCTACATCCAGTGACATGGCTTCGTCAGGCTTTTCCATAGGCCATGACGCTGGGGACTTTATGACTGATTTTGACGAGTTTGATGATTTGGGAAATATAAGCGAGTTTGATTTGGCTGAAAATTCTCAGGGGTTTGCTATAGCTGCTGATGGTTATGGTTCAGATCGTGGTGGCGGGTCGGTTGGCGTTCAGCAGCCGTTCGCGATCGACGATACAGATTCTTCGCGGCGCTCTTCCTCTGGATTCGGCAGAAACAGTCGCTCCTCGTTGTCTGATGATGAAGTCTTTCGGTTCGATACTAGCTCAGACAGGGTGCCTAATTTTACCTTGTCTGAGCAAGTCTCAGTAGAGCCAGATTCTCCTGACAGTCAAGGGCCTCTGGCTTTCTTAGAAAATGCTCCTCTTCCTAGAAAGCAGATTTACACAGCATTGATTACTGGGGTGGTCACCGCCGTTTCAGTGGCTATTGTTCATGCTGTTGCTGTGCCTCGCCTTGACGCAGAAAACAACCCGCAAGGGGTAGTTGATAAGTTAAAGCTGACTAGTTTTATTACCTTGTTAGCAGCCGGAATTGGTGGTGGTGCGACTGCCTATGGTCTAGGACAGGCCACTACCCGACAAATTAAGCGGACAACAAGTAACCTGCAATCGCAGTTTAATGCTATGGCTCAAGGCAACTTTG
The Cyanobacteriota bacterium genome window above contains:
- a CDS encoding chemotaxis protein CheW, whose amino-acid sequence is MVGSPDFLTGRGYDQASEIQEIETPEGELYLRFYVPSGNEFALPAVGIREVIQQAPDRLTPIPNVSPLLLGTLNVRGQVIWVADLGQFLGDTSSLNTDRGEIPVIAIEDQDAMLGLAVDRLLDMEWLDVEQLRMATSNVPDSMAPFLRGEWLVDETSGKCLRLLDQVAILRSARWGA
- a CDS encoding response regulator — translated: MQGKLTEIDIRSILQLIELGQRTGELFVESYSHQPLGVPPYPSRELRSTRLSIERSWFVFFLNGEIIYAAQADGSLTRLRDYLYCYGLADRAKDLEVLSSGSSISSVIAPEYGYLWALLENYSLSPAQGRAIVQSMVQETLFDLLSLHQGSFIFELGSALAPQLTTFAIEPLVADSVKQIQAWKQLHPYVQSPDQWVSTVDGTRLATVLPENSIRRAITSQDAPLSVRQIARRSGMQVIEVGRLLYPYIQQGTIQLSHPIHRGHDDTVASKLDVSGVGQLSVGKSWQQPVRAPRVVCIDDGLAVRTSIESILSQNGYEVATIGNPVKALSLLFQLKPDLILCDIAMPDLDGYEICAMLRRSIMFRQIPIVMLTGKDGFIDRVKARMVGATDYLTKPFGKSELLMLVEKYVGLGDPNRPKPNELLADALRDELGGELDTKVTESA
- a CDS encoding methyl-accepting chemotaxis protein, which translates into the protein MASGNEFAQEYQRAFKAYSQGMYDQAAEIVDQLVVDRPDDPSVRLLRGHIYCYGLGQYDIAREQYSLVLNLTSDPQFIDYAKSGLEASGGGLDLSTNGSHATEGSAYDTADAVNDSYGDIAASSDSASSSNTFSKATDATNDPFADPFADNPFGSTDADDATFHDDPFSFSNSEPNASAFLSDNGDSLRHSFGASGAGTDDFLDENNPFSSGINADEPDFLSSSTQDLRSSNDGGTDSTYLVQDNVVANENSADLFTPYSQPSEESTQFMRDSDFSQGSSGASGFNPHRSRLPDIPITGDDDAMTFVSSTSWDGSSGMGISAPPNEFQSDLADSEMATSSDMASSGFSIGHDAGDFMTDFDEFDDLGNISEFDLAENSQGFAIAADGYGSDRGGGSVGVQQPFAIDDTDSSRRSSSGFGRNSRSSLSDDEVFRFDTSSDRVPNFTLSEQVSVEPDSPDSQGPLAFLENAPLPRKQIYTALITGVVTAVSVAIVHAVAVPRLDAENNPQGVVDKLKLTSFITLLAAGIGGGATAYGLGQATTRQIKRTTSNLQSQFNAMAQGNFDARATIYSQDEFGQLAAGFNQMSRVVFTSITEAQRKVEEAEQAKEDLQRQVIRLLDDVEGAARGDLTVQAEVTADVLGAVADSFNLTIQNLRELVLQVTRAARQVNKGSADSEMFARGLSSDALRQAEELAVTLNSVQVMTESIQRVADSARQAEEVARAASATALKGGEAVESTVAGILRIRETVAETTRKVKRLAESSQEISKIVALISQIASRTNLLALNASIEAARAGEAGRGFAIVADEVRQLADRAAKASKEIEQIVLQIQSETSSVMTAMEEGTQQVIEGTRLAEQAKRSLDEIIQVSNRIDALVRSITADTVEQTETSRQVAHVMQSVELTAQETSQEAQRVSGALQSLVGVARELLNSVERFRVEQMER
- a CDS encoding response regulator translates to MSTVLVVEDQRAQREMIADLLKGSGLSVTLATDGVEALEQIDAQCPDLVVLDIVMPRMNGYEVCRRLKQDPKTQNVPVVMCSTKGEEFDRYWGMKQGADAYIAKPFQPTELVGTVKQLLRN
- the hmpF gene encoding pilus motility taxis protein HmpF, with protein sequence MLYLAEVQKGKGGLLGGGKAELKLLACQRSVDNWTTVPNEESIPAEEANAMAPGVLVLVELTANKQIQKIEDASRKLASTLNNLCRLLEKSKSQEDEIEQWKQSLTYQSQELNRREMELEARTEQLQQLEEDFEQLEQQRQEVISSREEVTRLREELDRNRQELESAWEQLRGEMQRLEAQQAEMQGKSTLDASQAETIQRLLGQLSSMTDPTAAVREQINLGFEAVNGFQTLLDSHWQAVDQSQATAQQLQQQLDQQIHELQARWQEWHQAQIAYEQAQADLKAHQSRLDSKQEQSQALIAQLQSYDALYQQVYQLADVSDQVVIGQKVDLDALERMPLDELQSVVQELQREFEKMAKLISMQEEEVLDKQQSINELREQIKNASEYDRLRLENELADEEESYRILNEPLIGQRQVAREREAILKQHQNILARRQGKPVDSGARQVDLGPVLMQLDNLRK